The following coding sequences are from one Formosa haliotis window:
- a CDS encoding RagB/SusD family nutrient uptake outer membrane protein gives MKIKISLLLLGGILFSSSCTNLDEELYDRVQDNNFGQTPKEIETLVGGAYSSLRGFADEISNNWPASEYVFFLNEVASDEAIIPTRGTDWYDGGQYIQAHRHTWDAQNKMILSAWRYNYAGISKINSIIYQIDKSGLTEDAKTPIYAELRAVRAYYYYNLLDLFGNVPIITDFEDLDLPSNSTRAEVFQFVEQELLETIPYLPSGKVYSKFTQHVANAILARLYLNAESFIGTPRWQDCIEVCQKISGYTLEPDIFANFATNNETSGESILAIPYANDAGTLGNYMSSMSYHYLQRFAVSPTGDYPWSANGMCATPGVYSTFEDADRRKAAMLQGDQINLATGSVIIMDSGEPLSYTEDVSNLEDCKQNEGVRLNKYEINAGDQWERDNDFVLIRYAEILMMQAECYVRLGSPDLARPFIDQITARAGVETPATIDLDYLDKELLREFLFEGKRRTDNIRFGTFFQPWWGNPNATPAYRAIFPIPQQELDKNSNLQQNPGY, from the coding sequence ATGAAAATTAAAATAAGTTTATTATTACTTGGTGGAATTCTATTCTCTAGCTCCTGCACTAATTTAGATGAAGAGTTATACGATAGAGTTCAGGATAACAATTTTGGGCAAACCCCTAAAGAAATTGAAACTCTAGTAGGTGGTGCCTATTCCTCTTTAAGAGGGTTTGCAGACGAAATTTCTAATAATTGGCCTGCCAGCGAATACGTGTTTTTTTTGAATGAAGTAGCTTCAGATGAAGCCATTATTCCTACACGAGGTACAGATTGGTACGATGGCGGACAATATATTCAAGCACATAGGCATACTTGGGATGCTCAAAATAAGATGATCTTATCGGCATGGCGTTATAATTATGCTGGAATTTCAAAAATTAATTCCATCATTTATCAAATCGATAAATCTGGACTAACAGAAGATGCTAAAACCCCTATTTATGCCGAATTAAGGGCTGTTCGAGCCTATTACTATTATAATTTATTAGATCTTTTTGGTAATGTGCCAATCATTACAGATTTTGAAGATTTAGATTTACCTTCAAATTCAACTCGAGCAGAAGTATTCCAATTTGTAGAGCAGGAGTTGTTAGAAACTATTCCGTATTTACCATCGGGGAAAGTATACTCTAAATTCACCCAGCATGTTGCAAATGCCATATTAGCACGCCTTTATTTAAATGCAGAATCTTTTATTGGAACACCGCGTTGGCAAGATTGTATAGAAGTCTGCCAAAAAATATCGGGGTATACGCTAGAACCAGACATCTTCGCAAATTTCGCAACAAATAATGAAACCTCTGGAGAATCAATTTTAGCTATTCCGTATGCCAACGATGCTGGTACCTTAGGAAATTATATGAGCTCGATGTCTTACCATTACTTGCAACGCTTCGCGGTGTCTCCAACGGGAGATTACCCGTGGTCGGCAAATGGTATGTGTGCAACGCCTGGCGTATATTCTACTTTTGAGGATGCCGATAGACGGAAAGCAGCCATGCTACAAGGCGATCAAATTAATTTAGCAACAGGATCCGTAATTATTATGGATAGCGGAGAGCCACTATCTTATACAGAGGATGTGTCGAATTTAGAAGATTGCAAACAAAACGAAGGCGTACGTTTAAATAAATACGAAATTAATGCAGGCGACCAATGGGAGCGTGATAACGACTTTGTTTTAATTCGCTACGCAGAGATCTTAATGATGCAAGCCGAGTGTTATGTACGTTTAGGTTCGCCAGATTTAGCGCGTCCATTTATAGATCAAATAACAGCAAGGGCAGGAGTAGAAACACCTGCAACTATAGATCTAGATTATTTAGACAAAGAGTTACTTCGTGAGTTTTTATTTGAAGGTAAACGCAGAACAGACAATATCCGTTTTGGAACGTTCTTTCAGCCGTGGTGGGGTAACCCGAATGCTACGCCAGCGTACAGAGCTATCTTTCCAATACCACAACAAGAACTAGATAAGAACAGTAATTTACAACAGAATCCTGGATATTAA
- a CDS encoding SusC/RagA family TonB-linked outer membrane protein has translation MKKQHICSTYTLTLKWLSVLSLVLMVSVEMYAQDKKTIEGTVVDSNQEPLIGATIIESGTQNGTTTDFDGHFSITVENGSQLDISYVGFVTQSLVISNATSLPLSVMLESDTYALDAVELVAVGYGSMRKSDLTGAISSVTSDDFLQGNVSSTEQVLQGKVSGLVISKDTGDPSVGASMRLRGGTSLTASNNPLVVVDGVAGVDINTVQPSDIKTMDVLKDASATAIYGSRGANGVIMITTKSIKKGKSVTYTGLTGVSNAASHLDILSANQWRGYVRDNNVQDAIDYGANTNWQKELEQTALSQSHVLSFNSGGDGSGLRASISYLDKEGIIKESGLERLSANLSGHQYAFHNRLKFDAGLFANIDKWHPVDYSIFERAFNLNPTIPVRDANGDFTEVGGTLNENPVEILTNRIADSKKDRLLGYFKTEFDFFNDFKATVNMSLENNSTKNSFYRPSYAVIQGRPERGYGQKTLGEYTTMQLETYLNYNKNVGNHYIGAMAGYSYLDNTYDGFGAQRAGFDTDLFGYNNLGAGQNYRLGDVYSYKGNSKLISFFGRVNYSYDSRYMITATVRRDGSSRFGDNHKWGVFPSASIAWNITNEDFANNSSWLTTLKLRAGYGVTGNQDGIGEYKSLAILGVGSDSYYDPATDSWKLAYSPTQNPNPDLKWESTAQANIGIDFGFFNRVSGSLEFYNKLTSDLLYTYQVPQPPYLVGTMLANVGELSNKGFELSLNADIIQGSDFTWNANVALSSNKQIIEKLSNQVYETDVIYSGSLHGLSGMSGQFSQVIKEGYPVGTFWGKKSSGLDDNGEFILADEDSVLGDVQPDFTIGVGMNFTYKNFDLALSGYGNFGQKVLNATNMMLNDPNRLPTYNVTDDFLSSGITSPATYSGYWIEDASFFRLQTLSVGYNIPTNVNSSCGMRVYFLGENLAVFTDYSGVDPEVGLTGLDNPGIDRFNSYPRPRTFSFGLNITLKD, from the coding sequence ATGAAAAAACAACATATATGCTCTACCTATACTTTAACTTTAAAATGGTTAAGTGTATTGAGCTTAGTGCTTATGGTCTCGGTAGAGATGTATGCACAGGATAAAAAAACAATAGAAGGAACAGTTGTAGATAGTAATCAGGAGCCTTTAATAGGTGCCACGATTATAGAATCTGGAACTCAAAATGGAACAACAACAGATTTCGATGGTCATTTTAGTATAACTGTAGAAAATGGAAGTCAGTTAGATATTTCTTATGTCGGATTTGTTACACAATCGTTAGTTATAAGTAATGCAACAAGTTTACCACTAAGCGTTATGTTAGAAAGCGATACCTATGCCTTAGACGCTGTAGAGTTAGTGGCTGTAGGATATGGCTCTATGCGAAAATCAGATCTAACTGGTGCTATTTCTTCGGTAACTTCAGACGACTTTTTACAAGGTAACGTGTCTTCTACAGAGCAGGTATTACAAGGTAAAGTATCCGGATTGGTTATTAGTAAAGATACTGGCGACCCTAGTGTAGGGGCATCAATGAGACTAAGAGGAGGAACTTCGTTAACAGCAAGTAATAATCCGTTAGTAGTTGTAGATGGTGTTGCTGGAGTAGATATCAATACGGTGCAACCGTCTGATATTAAAACCATGGATGTATTAAAAGATGCATCAGCTACGGCAATTTATGGTTCTCGTGGAGCAAATGGTGTTATTATGATTACAACTAAAAGTATTAAAAAAGGTAAATCTGTAACCTATACGGGTTTAACAGGTGTAAGTAATGCAGCCAGTCACTTAGATATTTTATCCGCAAATCAATGGCGTGGCTATGTTAGAGATAACAATGTTCAAGATGCCATAGATTATGGAGCAAATACAAATTGGCAAAAAGAGTTGGAACAAACAGCTTTGTCGCAATCGCATGTATTAAGTTTTAATTCAGGAGGAGATGGTAGTGGGCTTCGCGCTTCAATTTCTTACTTAGATAAAGAAGGAATAATAAAAGAATCTGGTCTAGAACGTCTTAGTGCTAATTTAAGCGGGCATCAATATGCATTTCATAACCGGTTAAAATTTGATGCAGGCTTATTTGCAAATATAGATAAATGGCATCCTGTGGATTATAGTATTTTCGAACGTGCTTTCAATTTAAATCCAACAATTCCTGTACGTGATGCTAATGGTGATTTTACCGAGGTAGGAGGTACCTTAAATGAAAATCCTGTAGAAATATTAACGAACAGAATTGCAGATAGTAAAAAAGATCGTTTACTGGGTTACTTTAAAACAGAATTCGATTTCTTCAACGATTTTAAAGCAACTGTTAATATGTCTTTAGAAAATAATTCTACAAAAAATAGTTTCTACAGACCCTCTTATGCCGTTATTCAAGGACGTCCAGAACGGGGTTATGGTCAGAAAACTTTAGGAGAATATACCACCATGCAGTTGGAAACCTATCTAAATTATAATAAAAATGTAGGTAATCATTACATTGGTGCTATGGCTGGGTATTCGTATTTAGATAATACTTACGACGGCTTTGGTGCACAGCGCGCTGGTTTCGACACCGATTTATTTGGATACAATAATTTAGGCGCAGGGCAAAATTACAGATTAGGAGATGTCTATTCTTATAAAGGTAATTCTAAATTAATTTCTTTCTTTGGAAGAGTTAATTACTCGTACGATAGTCGATATATGATCACGGCTACGGTAAGACGCGATGGATCTAGCCGTTTTGGTGACAACCATAAATGGGGTGTGTTTCCTTCTGCTTCTATAGCTTGGAATATAACTAATGAAGACTTTGCAAACAATTCGTCTTGGTTAACAACTTTAAAATTACGTGCGGGCTATGGGGTTACTGGTAATCAAGATGGTATTGGAGAATATAAATCTCTGGCAATATTAGGTGTAGGAAGCGATAGTTATTACGATCCGGCTACCGATAGTTGGAAGTTGGCCTATTCCCCAACTCAAAACCCAAATCCAGATTTAAAATGGGAATCTACCGCGCAAGCAAACATTGGTATCGATTTTGGCTTTTTTAATAGAGTTAGCGGATCTTTAGAGTTTTATAATAAGTTAACGAGCGATTTACTATACACCTACCAAGTACCACAACCACCTTATTTAGTAGGTACTATGCTTGCCAATGTGGGTGAGTTAAGTAATAAAGGGTTTGAATTGTCTTTAAATGCCGATATTATACAAGGTTCAGATTTTACATGGAATGCAAACGTAGCATTATCTAGTAATAAGCAAATCATAGAAAAGTTATCTAATCAAGTTTACGAAACCGATGTTATTTACAGTGGTTCATTACATGGACTATCTGGTATGTCTGGACAGTTTTCTCAAGTTATTAAGGAAGGTTATCCCGTGGGAACGTTTTGGGGTAAGAAAAGTTCTGGGTTAGACGACAATGGTGAATTTATATTAGCAGACGAAGATTCTGTGCTTGGCGATGTGCAACCAGATTTTACCATCGGGGTCGGAATGAATTTTACATATAAGAATTTCGATTTAGCACTTTCAGGTTATGGCAATTTTGGCCAAAAGGTATTAAATGCTACAAATATGATGCTTAACGACCCTAATCGCTTGCCAACATATAATGTAACAGACGACTTTTTAAGTAGCGGTATTACTTCGCCTGCTACGTACTCTGGATATTGGATAGAGGATGCCTCTTTCTTTAGGTTACAAACACTTTCTGTGGGGTACAACATACCTACAAATGTCAATTCAAGCTGTGGAATGCGCGTTTATTTCTTGGGAGAAAATTTAGCAGTGTTTACAGATTATAGTGGCGTAGATCCAGAAGTAGGTTTAACTGGTTTAGATAATCCAGGAATAGATAGATTTAATAGTTACCCAAGACCGAGAACCTTCTCCTTTGGGCTAAATATTACACTTAAAGATTAA
- a CDS encoding DUF5004 domain-containing protein encodes MRKFTLKLLLVCMALSFWGCNDSDDGNYVNPITIYEKINGSWSLMNLKMVDEFAKSNAIKPDEQNLSTLFNYDTFQINFNVDGNMNPTTYEVIGDVPPLFEPSGFWSLSDLFQQTNGTPLLIHLFKDESRVEKTDDLKVISVPGSNREMQVQLVRVADGVAFVSYTFNLTANN; translated from the coding sequence ATGAGAAAATTTACTTTAAAGTTACTTCTTGTTTGTATGGCATTAAGCTTTTGGGGCTGTAATGATTCAGACGATGGTAATTATGTCAATCCTATTACAATTTATGAAAAAATAAATGGTAGTTGGAGTTTGATGAATTTAAAGATGGTTGATGAATTTGCTAAGTCGAACGCCATAAAACCAGACGAGCAAAACTTATCTACTTTATTTAATTACGACACTTTTCAAATTAACTTTAATGTAGATGGAAATATGAATCCAACTACATACGAAGTTATTGGAGATGTTCCTCCACTTTTCGAGCCAAGCGGATTTTGGTCTTTGAGCGACCTTTTCCAGCAAACTAATGGTACACCTTTGTTAATTCATTTGTTTAAAGATGAATCTAGAGTTGAAAAAACAGACGATTTAAAAGTAATCTCTGTCCCTGGTAGTAATCGCGAAATGCAAGTTCAGCTTGTACGTGTTGCCGACGGTGTGGCCTTTGTTTCTTACACATTTAACTTAACAGCTAACAACTAA
- a CDS encoding tetratricopeptide repeat protein encodes MHSQFYKHTVLYIYFCFLAFSTITTAQNIDSLKQVYNNLTKDTDKVNILHKIGDYYNAKNLDSSLFFHKEALVYAEKSDSDSLIAKSNSNLAIVYLMKGKLDISMSHVLQSLKFYETQDDVKGIVKSLNNIALIHFYQSKFEDALLNYNKSFEMVDKSAELSTKQKANYKGQILNNIGIIYDNQENLNKALEYYTKASTFSKTAEDSKTVASINSNIGLIYLKMDKYDLAEGYFNESLDLRISEKDNFGQCKSYQHLGNLYKAKGDLTTSEKYLELGLQKCSEANASRARAQILSILSETNALQNNYQKAYNYHVSFSTLQDSLSNSEVHRKITEAEMQFKFDKEVQEKEAQIQKRQFIYIIIAIVLVLGCLIFITLYFLSKTKAKNQKLLTEKVDLENKELSLRKLNLEQELETRSKDLTTNVMYLIKKNELISEISLRLIALKRDMKKENQKDIQKIIMDLQTAKDDAIWDEFEVRFNQVYNEFYERLNERFPNLTSNEKKICAFLKLNLTSKEICTLTRQSTNSLNVARTRLRKKLGLNNTQVNLTTFLENI; translated from the coding sequence ATGCATTCCCAATTTTATAAACATACTGTATTATATATCTACTTCTGTTTCCTTGCTTTCAGTACAATAACTACTGCTCAAAACATAGATAGTTTAAAACAAGTATATAATAACCTAACAAAAGACACAGACAAGGTTAATATTTTACATAAAATTGGAGATTATTATAATGCTAAAAATTTAGACTCTTCTCTTTTCTTTCATAAAGAAGCCCTAGTATATGCGGAAAAATCAGATAGTGATAGTTTAATTGCAAAAAGCAATTCTAACTTGGCAATCGTGTACCTTATGAAAGGGAAATTGGATATTTCCATGAGTCATGTATTACAATCCTTAAAATTTTATGAAACACAGGATGATGTAAAGGGTATCGTAAAAAGTCTGAATAACATTGCTTTAATCCATTTTTACCAATCTAAATTTGAAGATGCTTTATTGAATTATAATAAATCTTTTGAAATGGTTGACAAAAGTGCTGAATTAAGCACTAAACAAAAGGCAAATTACAAAGGACAAATTCTAAATAACATTGGTATTATTTACGATAACCAAGAAAATTTAAATAAAGCCTTAGAATACTACACCAAGGCATCTACCTTTAGTAAAACTGCAGAAGACAGCAAAACGGTAGCTTCCATTAATTCGAATATCGGACTTATTTATTTAAAGATGGATAAATACGATCTCGCCGAAGGCTATTTTAATGAATCTTTAGACTTAAGAATATCGGAAAAAGACAATTTCGGGCAATGTAAATCGTATCAACATTTAGGAAATTTATATAAAGCCAAAGGCGATTTAACGACATCGGAAAAGTATTTAGAGTTAGGTCTTCAAAAATGTAGCGAAGCAAATGCTAGCCGAGCAAGAGCACAAATTTTATCTATTTTAAGCGAAACCAACGCACTACAAAACAATTACCAAAAAGCCTATAATTATCATGTATCCTTCTCTACGCTACAAGATAGTTTATCTAATAGCGAAGTTCACAGAAAAATTACAGAGGCAGAAATGCAATTTAAATTCGATAAAGAAGTCCAAGAGAAGGAAGCCCAAATTCAAAAAAGACAATTCATATATATCATCATTGCCATTGTACTGGTATTAGGCTGTTTAATTTTTATTACACTATATTTTCTCTCTAAAACCAAAGCAAAAAACCAAAAATTACTTACAGAAAAAGTCGATTTAGAAAATAAAGAATTATCTCTTCGCAAATTAAATCTTGAACAAGAGCTAGAAACCAGAAGTAAAGATTTAACTACTAATGTGATGTATTTAATTAAAAAGAACGAACTTATTAGTGAAATTTCTCTACGCTTAATTGCCCTTAAACGCGATATGAAAAAGGAAAACCAAAAAGATATCCAGAAAATTATAATGGATCTTCAAACCGCTAAAGACGATGCCATTTGGGATGAGTTTGAAGTCCGTTTTAATCAAGTGTATAATGAATTTTACGAGCGTTTAAACGAGCGCTTTCCTAACTTAACGAGCAACGAAAAAAAGATTTGTGCCTTCTTAAAATTGAATCTTACCTCTAAAGAAATCTGTACGCTTACCAGACAATCTACTAACAGTTTAAACGTGGCCAGAACACGCCTTAGAAAGAAACTTGGTTTAAATAATACCCAAGTTAATTTAACTACTTTTCTAGAAAATATTTAA